The DNA region CTCTTTCCGATGACGGGATAATCACCGACAACATAACATGGAACGTTGACGGTTCAAACTACGATACAGATACACTGACTTTCAGAGCGGATGAGCTTGCAGGAAAAGAGGCTGGTGTACACAGGGTATGCTGCTTTATCGAAGGTCATGATGAAGACGGGATAATCTACCGTGAAAAATCATCTGATGCACTTTTCGTAATTGCCAAAGGCGTTATTCCGGATTCGTTCATATCTTTCTCTGACGTACACGAGGAATATATTCTTATCGGAAATGCGATAGAGACTACGATGAATCGTACCGGCGGATATATTCCGGGCCTTATAGTATGTACCGGCGACCTTGTAAACGGACCGACACCGGACAGCGACTATATGCTGGAGAAATACTATCCGCTTATAAAACCGCAGCTCGGCGGCATCGACACAGTATTTGTTTCGGGAAACCACGATCCTGGAAAGGCGGCTTCAGAAATGTCAGTAAAGGCTGATCTGGGTGCTGCGAAGGATCTTTCAGCATCAGGCGGGCTTATTTTTGACGGCAGATCAGATGCGGTGAAAGCAAACGGAACGAGTAGTCTTGCGGACGGAAACATAAAGGTATTCAGGTGATTCGTCATTTGTAGTGGGTAAGGCCTATCTTCAGGTACGCATTTATTCCACGATCCACTTGACAATGAGCCTCTGTCAGCATGATATTCTGTCCGCCGAGGCAGGCGCCGCCTAAAGGCTGTGCTGCCTGGCAAACAGCCTATCACACTGCCTTCTCATTATCAAGTGGCTTTCGCGGCATAAAAGCTCAGTTATACCAAAGCGAATGTTTTAATAGCATTATTAACAGCAGTGTCAATATCAAGCTTTCCGCAGTTCAGATATATCATTGTTTTGAAATACTCCATATTTCTAAAACCACGTGCTCTGCACTTAACATTTTGTATTATGCAGTTTACGCCTTCAAGAATAGCATTTGTATATCTGTAATCAAAGTAGTTAAGTATTTCAGTCCAGTGACTTTTAACGAGTTTGCAGAACCCTTTAATGTCATCAAGGCGTGAATGCATCATCCAGGAACATAGCTTTTTTAGTCTTGGTTCTGCACTTTGTCTATCTATGCACTGCTCATAAATATCCTGTAGTTCCACTCTGATAGCATATGCTCTTGCAGTCTTTAAATGCTTTGCAGACTTAAGGATTTTCTGTTTCCATTCGAGTTGTTTGTCTGTCAGATTGCCTTCGTTTTTCAGCCAAAGATATTTGCTTCCTTTAAGCTCTGACTCATACTTACTCTCTTTTTTCCGTACTTTATCAACTGCTTCATTAGCGTGTTTAATTACATGAAATTTGTCAGCTACTGTTTTGCTGTTTTTAAAGTTTTCAGTTATTCCTTTCTTGAATCCAAGGGACATATCACATGTAACAATATCTATATTGTCAGGAACTCCTTTGTGTTCCTTGAAGTCAGTTACAAACTTATCTACTGTTGTATGATCTTTTCCTTCTGTTGTATAGATTACTTTGCGTTCGTCCAGATCAACCATGACACTTATGTAGTTATGTCCTTTACGGCTTGTTTCATCAATTCCTAAGTTTCTGACTGATGAATAGTCTTCAAGCTTACGTGCGTCATCAACGTAATGCTTGATTACTCGCCAAAGTCTTTTATCGTTCACTTCCAGAAGCTTAGCAATTGATGATACGGACATATGTTTTGCATATTCCATCACCATAGCTTCAAACAGCAGCGTGAATCCTGAATTCTTTCTTGCCCACGGTACACGAGCTGTTGGACAATGGCCTTCTCCGTCACTTACTTTAGGCACTCTGGCGTGTATATATGTTTTGTACTGAAAGAAATTCAGATGTTGCCATGTTCTTTTTACGGTGTCGTGGGCGCTCTTCTCAATTGGTTTTCCATCTGCATCTACCCACTGCTTTCCATCATCAAAATAGAATATGAACCTTGCTCCTCGTTCAAAGTCTACGTCTATATGAAGTTCCATTTTCGATGAACCTTCTTTTTCTGGTTTAAGTTCTACCTTGGTGACTTTCCATGGATATTCGAGCTGAAGTGCTGCTGTGAATAAAGCTGTATTATCAAACAATTGTATGTACCTTCCTTTATTTACTGGTACTTTAAATGATACTCCATTATATGAATTTTAGCAAGTGGCTTTCATGGTCTACCCACTATAAACGACGAAAGGCCGGTATTCAGCATCAACTACGAGGCTGCGATACACAGAAACACCCACGATTACCGGTACTATTCCTACGACGGTGTGATCGAAAGCACGGAAAAATTTCTTGAAAACGCATCAAAAGATTATAACGGAGAACTGATCCTTATTTCCGCTCATTCCGGACTGCACGTACTCGGTATGGAGCCTGCGTCAGTAAATCCGTCCGGCGGTCGGATCTCACAGTGGATCGGTGAAAACGCCTACAACATTGACCGTTCCTATGATCTTGCTTCGCTTATAAACAGCTATGCCGAAAAATACGACATGAATATTATATACCTTTTCGGTCACGACCATTCAAGACAGGAAACGGAACTTATTCTGACCGAAGGGAACGATATTACCAGTGCGAAAAGCTACACTGAACAGACTTACGGAACACTTCCGCTTAAGTTTACATACGCCCATTCGGGATATCTTTCAACCGTAATAGGCTCTGCTGATTCAAACTTCAGTTTTGTTTATAAAGACGACGACGGATACAGTTTTGATCTTATAAGAACCTATGACAACACCGTACGCCACACAAGTTTTGCAGACAGATACACTGCTTCCGTAAAGTCCACAGAAACAACCGCTCCCGCAGAAACTGCGCCACTGATAACTGAACAGGCGGCGACGACAGAAACCTCTGCCGCCGATACAGTAACGGAGCCCGCAGTGACCGCTCCGGCAGTTTCAGAAAACGAGACAACAGCCGCATCTTCTGATGTGCAAACTTCAGAAAGCAAAAAAGAAACCGAAGCAGTATCTTCCCAAAACAGAAGTCCTCTTCCGGAAACAGGCCGAAACTCTCCCGCAGTCCCGGCACTTACAGGCAGCGCACTTATACTTCTTTTCCTCGGCGCATCAGCCGTGAAGAAAAGCGGGAAGAAATGATTTGGTCTTCTGAACAAAATATGTACTTTGCTTCATACTAATCTGTCCGAACCAAATGGCTGCATATGGAAATATGCAGCCATTTTTCTATAGCATCATCCGGCTCGCAAGAGACGGATGATACCGAGGGCGAGGCGACCGCCCAGCATTGTGCAGCCAAGCCATTACAGTAAATAATTTTCATTGTATAACTACGCCGGATATGTTATACTAAAAAAGAAGAATGAGCGAAGTCTTCCAGTCTGTTATCAACGATTGCAGCAAGTTCGTTCTGACGTCGATCAACAAAGCTTTCGGCAAAAGATACATCATACAGAAAGGGTGAGAATTATACTAAAAACAAAACCTTACTATGCTCCTCAGAATGGTTGGAGCAGTGACGATTATTACAGTCTGCACAGGTATCTGCACAGGCTTGTTACTCACGCTGACCGCAAAAAGGACGAGATTGAACAGCTCGATGTACAACAAATGTCCGATAAGACCAGGGTTCTGCTGTACTGTATCATCAGCTATTATCACCTTGAAAAGCTGTTTGAGCTTTCTAACTTGCAGAAACTTACAGAATGCCAGCCGCTTTCAGAACCTCTTGTTCTGAGCAATCACGGGCTGAAAGAAGAAAATGTTTACTATAAAATGAATGTGATGTTCTGAGGTGGCAATGATTGGAATTGAATGTACGCTTGATGATTTCAAGGACGCACTTGAAGCACTAAATGAAAAGTTGAAAGCTCATCATATCACCATTGAGATCAGGGCTATCGGTGGTTTTGCGATGCTTTATAACAAGCTCCGAACCGGCGGCTATACAATGGATGTAGATACAGCAACAAAGGATATGACAGAAGGAGTCCAGGCACTTATCCGTGAGATTGCAGAGGAAAAGGGACTTGACGAAGACTGGATCAACAACGATTCATACGGTCTGCCTGAGGTAATGGATATTATCGGCAAGTTGGAATGGATAATAGATGACAGCTATTCAAATATCATGCTGTATATCGCAAAAATAGAAAGTCTGCTTCTGCTTAAAGTCCGCGCTGTTCACTTTGCAGGCTTAGTGTTAGCGCCCACCTATCCTGTCATCCAAAAGTGAATGTATTTTGTCAGGGCAGGGACAGTATTTTGTCAACTGAATTGGAAAAACAAACTGACACCCCCAGCACGGAGGTGTCAATTTCAATCTAGAGAGCTATGCTCTCGGCAAAATCCCACATGGCGCTCAGGTCGCTCCCCAGCGTTGCCCTATCCTCCATTGTGGGCAAAAGCCCGTTAATCAAGTTGAACCGCAACATCAGATAATCAGTGACCGGCTCCGGTTACTTCGTTTTCAAGTACAATATCTACAGATTTGCTGTCGATACAGGTCTGTTTCATCTGTGCACCATAGATAAGTGACTGACTGCAGGCACGGTTTACGAGTCGTGGATTTCCGCCTGAAAAAGTAAAAATAGATTTCATTGCATCTTCAGTGAAGACAGGATTTTCCTGTCCGGCATAATGAAGCTGTGATTCAATGTACTGCTTGGTTTCTGAAAAATCCATAGGAGTAAGAAAGCATTCAACATCTACTCTTTCAAGAATGGCTCTGTATGCGGAAAGACGGAGTTTGTCCCAGAGTTCAGTCTGACCCGAAAGTATTAGTGCCATTGGATTTTCGGAATCCATTTTGTAATTCAGAAGAAAGCGGGCCTCTTCAAGCATTTCTTTTGGCAACAGATGTGCTTCGTCAAGAATCACGACCACTTTACGTTTCTGCATATTCCTCATTATTTCAATCTGCTTATGCAAAGCGTTTCTCGCTGCATTGCGATGAAATTCGGATTTGCATCCGAGCTGGTTCAGGAGATAGTTGTAGAAGCTTCGCGGAGTCAGTTTTGAATCAGAAACGTACAGAACCATGTACTCTGATTCAGGAAGTTCATCCTTTAAACGACGAAGTGTACTTGTCTTGCCGGTACCTGGTTCACCAATCAGCAGTGCGAATGACTGTTTCTGTGCAGTGATGATCAGACGACTGAAAACTTCAGTATTCTGATGTGTTCTGTGCAGCTGATCAGATGGAATACCGCGCGTAAACGGTGTATGCTGCATACCATAAAACATTTCAAACATTTTCAGCACCCTCCAATACCTGTGAATACGAAATAATAGCTCGACGTTCCTTTTCCCCGGCGCTCTTTGTAACAGCATCAAGAAGTCTTGAAGAATCCGCTGGGATACTTTCAATTTCAGCACGTTTCGGTTTTTTAGCAACGTGTGTACCTACCTTAGCCGGTTCAGCGTAAAACGGTTCATGATTCTTTGCTTCAATCCTTACACGTGCAATATTCTGAGGATCATAAACAACATCCACCTGCTGTCCGGCATAAAGAACGCCAACATCATAATCTTTACCCATGAAGCTGATACATCCTGACTTGTTAACTTTACGGGTTTCACAGTGCAGGAAAGCAGTTGAGAGTATTGCATCATCCGGATAGCGTAATGGCATGGAATCGCATTTGAATGCCTGTTCCGGGGTTATTCCGAGTGCACTGTGTATTTTACTGTGGTAACATTCAGAGAGCCAGGCGTTAAACAGTCTGTTCAGTTCTTCTATGCTGTCAGGACGGTTCAGGTTTACCTCTTCAATGAACGAGTCAACGGTATGGTTGAAGCGTTCCTGTTTTCCTTTACCCTGAGGATTACGCGGTTTAGCATACAGCAGTTTAATACTCAGAAGACTGCATGCACGCTTCATCCATTGGGTACGATACTGTGAACCGTTGTCGAAGTAGATACGACGGGGAAGTCCAAATTTCTGAATGCCTTTCTTCAGTGTATCCTCAACAATGCTCTGCTCCATATCTCCATAAAACTCAGCATGAACAATGTAACGTGTTGCATCGTCAATCAGACACGACATGTACGTTGGCTGCGGCTTTCCGTCGATAGTCAGCGTTGGTCCGTATTTCAGGTCTCCCTGCCACAAGTCACAGCGATGAACTCTGGCAAAACGCTGTGAACCGTATCCATGATCCTGATAGGTCTTCATCATCTGAGATGAATAACCCGCCCTTGATAGTGCACGCTGAAGCGTCGTTCGTTTCAGCATGCCAACTTCGACCTTGTTTTCAAGTTCAAGTATCTGGATGATGGTAGGGACGCTTCGTGACGGAACTTCACGGCGCAGACGGATTGCCTCTTCCAGGATCTCCTTAGTGATCACGGTATTCTGTTCCGGTACTTTCCCTTTGGGTTTTAATCCGTCGATTCCATTTCCGTTATACGCATCCACATAGCGCTGGAGTGTTCTTGTTGATACTTCAAACGTATCAGCTAATTCCCAGCGCTTGCCGTAATACTCATCCTGAGACAGAGTGGTATCAAGCAGTGGCGCTATCATGATCACACGCTGTTCAGCTATCTCTTTTGCCAGTTTCTGATTTTTCATGTCCATAGAGGTACCTCCTTGTAGTTGATATCTCTATCATAGTACAGGTCAGACTGAAATGACAGGCGAACTAATGAACTTCCATTCATTGGAATTTACGACTATTCTGACAAAATAGGTGAGCGTGTCAAATGTTGATTCAAAACTGCTTCTGACGACCAGTGCAGGATGCTCAATTTTAAGTCTTCTGACAGTCGCAGAACCAAAATTCAGGAACTTTCTTACCCAGTTTCGGATGCGTATTATCGTGCTGTCATCAACATCATAGTTGTCAAGACCATCATATATTTCAGCTATTATTTCAGTACTGAGATGTTTGTAAGGAGCAACGTAATCCGGAAGCTCGCGGTGATAACGGTCCGCATTCCGGGCAGTAGAAAACTCTGAGAGACAGAGTGATTCGCTCTTCGCCGGATACGCGCAGATACCGTCTGCACCTTCCGTGTGACTTCATTGGTTTGCCGCAAATTGGACAAACAGGTGAATTTGTTCCTGTAATTTCGACGATTCCGTCCTTGACTTTTTCACGAAAAAATGATATACTTTTCATTGTTGAGGGACGATAGCTGTGTCATAATTGCGAGTTATGACGATCAAAACAGCTATCGTTTATTCCTTTCTAAAGGTTAATACAATTATTATATCATTTTTATAGATAAAAACACAGACGGCATCATCCCGAAATTCGAATCGGAACGATGCCGTTTTCTATTATTTGTTACCGCGTGCCCGAAGGATGGGTTTATCGCGTTGGTTTTCCCGTGAGCATTCCGTGTCTGGGCCGCAGTTGCAGGACTGACTTTCCAGAATCTTGTACATTTCCCTTGACAGAACTGTTGCCTGCGTGACAAGATACAGTGCCTATTGGACGACATTATGGGTGGTCGGTAACACTTAGTTCCGAGAATCACAGACCAGACCGATGTTCTTGATATTCTCGCTTTCCTTGGTATCCATACCATAGAAGAAGTCAAACAGAATCCACTGACGAAAGGCTTTGAGAAGAAGTATCCAAGGTGCTTTGCGTTTTTAAAGGAAACAGGTAAATGGTAATATAAACTATGAAAAAAGGATATGCTTTCGTTTTACAAAAAGCATATCCTTTTCTTTTGTTTAAGCAACTATACCTTACGTGTTCCTTGCATAGCTGATTCACGAGAGATCAGAGTCTATTGAATTCATCAGTAAACTCACGGTGCTTTCCGACGAAGCGGTACGCAGGACGGATTATTTTTCCGTTGTTTATCAGTTCCTCGAGGCGGTGAGCACTCCATCCTGAAATTCTTGAAACCGCAAAGATAGGAGTGAAGAGTTCACGCGGAATGCCCAGCATTGAATATACAAGTCCGCTGTAGAAATCGACGTTTGCACAGACAGGCTTGAAAAGCTTTCTTTTCTGAGCGATGCAGTCTTTGCCGATCTTTTCAACGCGGTCATAAAGCTCAAATTCCTTCTCAAGTCCCTTTTCTGCAGCCAGCTGCCCTGCAAGATTCTTAAGAATTATCTCACGCGGGTCGGAAACAGTATAGACTGCATGTCCAAGACCGTAGATAAGTCCTTTTCCGTCAAAGCTTTCACCGTCAAGTATGCTGTTGAGATAATCTCTGATCTGTTCATCGTTTTCGGTATCTGCAACGTTTTTCTTTATGTCATCGAACATTTCAAGTACCTTGAGATTGGCTCCGCCGTGACGCGGTCCCTTGAGTGATGAGATTGATGCTGCGGTCGCGGAATAAGTGTCAGTACCTGATGATGTAACAACATGATTTGTAAATGTTGAATTGTTTCCGCCGCCGTGTTCTGCGTGAAGCACAAGGGCAGTATCGAGTACCCTTGCTTCAAGGTCTGTAAAGTATCCGTCATCACGAAGCATGTACAGAATATTTTCCGCTATCGAATATCTTTTTTTCGGAGTGCGGATAAGCAGGCTTCTGCCCAGTTCCATGTGCTGATAAGCGTAGTATGCGTAAACAGCCATAAGCGGCATCTTGCAGATGAGCTGAAGTGACTGTCTTAATACATCCGCGATCTCAACTGAATCCGGATTGGTGTCGTAGGAATAAAGTGTGATGACACTTTTCTGAAGAGCGTTCATAATATTTGCCGGAGGTGCCTTGAGTATCGTGTCACGCACGAACTGGCCTGTAAGCTCTTCGAGACTGCTCATTATTGCAAGAAAGCTTTCGAACTGCTTCGGATCCGGCAGTTCACCGAAAAGCAGAAGATAAGTAATTTCCTCGAAAAGAAATCTTTTGCTTTCAGTATTTTTCAGAAGATCGCACACATTGTATCCCTGATAGTAGAGTTTTCCTTCAGCAGGGTATTTTTCTCCGTTCACAGTTTCGTACGCGCAGACATCGCTTATCTCCGTAAGTCCCGTAAGCACACCCTTCCCGTCAGAATCACGAAGTCCGCGCTTGACATCGTATATTCTGTAGTATTCAGGGTCAAATTCACGTGAAACGGCACAGCACTTTACAAGTTCATCGAATTCAGCATTCAGCTTTTCTGTCATTTCCATCATTGAGTAGTTCATAGTTTCAGGCCCTCATAATTTCCGGTTCAACATAATGAAATATATATAAAATTATTATATCATACTCACGAGTGGTTTTCAAGTATATTCTTAACGGTGCTGTTTACCGCTGAAGGATCTGCCCTGCCTTTCAGTTCTTTCATTACCCTGCCGACGAAAAAGCCGAAGACCTTTGTTTCACCGTTTCTGTACTGCTCAAAAGGCTTTGGATTATCCGCTATTATTTTCTTCACGGTCTCTGCTATCAGCTCTTCGTCGTCAAGAGTTCCAAGGCCGTTTTCCTCAGTAAACCTGCGGATGTCAAAACTGCCGTCGCTTTTAAGCATCGCACGGAAAACCTTTTTTCCGGCTTCACGCTTAAGCTCACCGGACACTACAAGTCCGGCAAATTCCGCAAACTTTTCAGGAGACAGATTTATATCTTCCGGATCAGTACCGGTCTCGTTGATAAACGAAAGCAGTCCGCCTGTAAACCAGAATCGCACTTCTCCCGGTGCTCCGCAAAGACTGACAGTGTTTTCAAAAAGATCGGCAAGATTCTTTGAAGCGGTGATAAGTGCCGCATCTTCCTCAGACAGAGACATCTCACGGACAAGACGTTCCGCCCTTTCATCTGCAAATTCGGGAATAAGATCCCTGCAGCGTCTGATCTCCTCATCGCTTATATGAAAAGCGGGCAGATCTGGTTCAGGGAAGTAGCGGTAGTCCTTGGCCTCCTCCTTGGAACGCATTGCGAAGGAACGCCCTGATGCGTTATCCCAGCGGCGTGTTTCCTGAATGATCGTTCCGCCGTTTTCCACGACCTTTATCTGTCTTGCCGATTCGTATGCTATCGCTCTTTCTATCGCACGGAAGGAATTGATGTTTTTCATCTCGGTACGGGTGCCGAATTCTTCGCTTCCTTCAGGACGAACGGAAAGATTGACATCAGCACGCATCGACCCTTCCTCCATTTTGCAGTCGGATATTCCGAGATACTTAAAAACTGACCTTAAGCGGTACAGAAAGGCATTCACTTCTTCAGCGTTCCTGAAATCAGGTTCAGTTACTATCTCAACGAGCGGAACACCGCATCTGTTGTAATCGAGGAAAGCTGTTTTACCGTCCGGGCTGTGAACGATCTTGCCTGCATCCTCTTCCATGTGCATCTCGTGAATGCGTATGACTTTTTTGTTCCCGTCAGCTGTTTTTATCTCAGTATGTCCGTTCACGGCAACGGGCGCATAAAGCTGCGAAATCTGGTATGCCTTCGGCAGATCCGGATAGAAATAATTCTTGCGGTCAAAGCGAAAATCGCGCGTGATCCCGCATCCGAGGGCAAGGCCTGCCTTTACGGCAAATTCAAGGACCTTCCTGTTGAACACAGGCAGAGTTCCCGGCATTCCGGTGCACACCGGACAGCAGTGCGTGTTCGGCTCACCGCCGAACTCAGTTGTGCACGAGCAGAAAAGCTTGCTCTTCGATGCAAGTTCAACATGGACTTCAAGTCCTATCACTGTTTCGTATTTCATAGCTTTCCTCACCTCACTTTCCTAATGTACGCTTTTCATCCGGAAGTTTCCCGCCGGCCGGAACATGACTTTGTACTGTGACGCTGTCCCGGTACGCAGACAGGCTGCTTCCGCGCATGTGCCAGTCCGTGCGGATCTGAAATGCATGCGCTGCATTCAGCACGAGTCCGTCATCTGCCGCACGTCCGGTAAACTGAGCGCCTACCGGCATGCCGTTTTCGTCAGTTCCGCACGGAAACGACACCGAAGGCAGTCCCGCAAGATTTGCAAAAACGGTAAAAACATCGGAACAGTACACCGAAACCGGATCTGCCGCTCCGCTTCCGATAAGAGGAGCTGTTCCCGGTGCGGTCGGCGTCAGCAGAAGGTCTGTACCGGTAAATATTCTGTCGAGTTCACTTCTGACTGCATTTCTGATCTTCATCGCTTTCAGATAGTATTCATCATAGTATCCGCCTGAAAGAATGGTGGTTCCGAGGAGTATCCTTTTCTTTACCTCGGTACCGAATCCTTCACTTCGCGAACGGCAGTAAAGGTCGTTAAGGTCTTCGGGGTTTTCTGCACGGTATCCGTATTTTATACCGTCAAATCTTGCGAGGTTCGAACTTGCTTCAGCCATGGCGATGGTGTAGTATGCGGAAAAAGCCTGCTTTAAATACGGGAAGCTCACTTCTTTCACCCGAGCTCCCGCCTTATCCAGTTCCTCTGCTGCATCCAGAACTTTCTGCGCCGTTCCGGCATCTGCCATCCCCGCTTCAAAGATTTCCTTCAGCACACCGATCCTCAGTCCCTTTACATCGCCTGTAAGGCCGGAAAGAAGCGAAGACGAAAACATACTTCGTGATGTGCTGTCACGTTCATCGGCACCGCAGATGACGTCGGTTACAGCTGCACAGTCCTCTGCAGTGCGGCAGACCGGACCGATCTGATCAAAGGATGAGGCGTAGGCGATAAGTCCGTACCGCGACACAGCTCCGTAAGTCGGTTTGAACCCCGTAACTCCGCAGTACGCTGAGGGCTGTCTTACTGAACCTCCGGTATCTGATCCGAGTGCCGCAGGTATGATGTCTGCTGCAACGGCAGCAGCGCATCCGCCGGATGAACCGCCTGCGGATCTTTCCGTGCCATGCGGATTCCGTACAGGTCCGAAATATGATGTTTCCGACAGGCTTCCCATTGCAAACTCATCCATGTTGAGCTTGCCGATGATGACTGCCCCTGCATTTTCAAGCTTTTCCACAGCCGCTGCACTGTAAAACGGAACAAAGTTTTCAAGCATTTTTGAAGCACATGTAGTGCGTATTCCTTCCGTACAGATATTGTCCTTTACCGCCACAGGCACACCTGCAAGCGGAGAAGTCAGCGTTCCGTCATCAATACGCTTCTGTACATCCGCCGCCCTCATCAGAGCTTTTTCCCGGCAGATGGTTATGAAAGCATTTATTCTGCCGTTTTCCCTTTCGGCTGCATCAAGTGCCGTTGAAACCGCCTCCGTAACTGAGAGCTTTCCGGAACGGATGAGCCTTCCCGTTTCAAGAGCTGTCATTACTCGTCCCCTCCCTTGTCAAATGTATCGGGAGCACAGAAATATTCCTCAGTGTGTTCCGGTGCGTTTTGTAATATTTTATCCCGTTCAGCCGACGGCTTAACTTCATCTTCACGCGGTTCAGACACCGGCTGTGCCGCTTCTGAACCGGTTTCAGGAATATCACCGATATCCAGATTTCCGATGATCTCCGCCAGTTTTCCAAGTTCAGTCACCATTTTCTCAGTCTCATCTTCAGTAAGAATCAGCTTGCTCAGTTCCGCTGCACGCAGAACTGTATTGCGGTCTGTTTTCATATATTTCAAAGCTTTCTGTATTTTCAGCCTATCTGTAAATACAGAAACTTATCCTCCGTTTCCATGTTTGTGCGGCCACTGAAACTTCCGGTCATCTTCCCGCTCCGTAAAACACACCGGTATCTCCGTTCTGATCAGTGTTCCAGTAACTATTATACACTGTGGCTCCCCTCTCTGTAAACAGGAAACTGCAGACGACTCCGTACTCTACAAGGCGGCCGATGTAGGAAACTCATATGACTGCACCTTCCAATCATCAATGAAGCTCAACAATTTTGAAGTAAAATTCGGAAAGGATGACGAGCTCAGACACATTGCCGATCTGAAGGATGCTATCAACAAGGTGACTTCAACCAACTACAAATTCATCGAAGATTTAATAGATGTTCCGAGCTGGCTCATAGCCGATTTCATGATAAAGAGAAATGAGTACATCCATTCAAAGCTCGGATTCTGATACATAAACGACAAATCAGCATAACCCGCAGGCGTTTTGATATAATCCCCTTAGAGTAAACACTCGAAATAACGAAAATCGTGTATACACTAAGGGGGTTATTTTTTACGCAGGCTGGTTATGCTGATCTTTT from Ruminococcus sp. HUN007 includes:
- the gatC gene encoding Asp-tRNA(Asn)/Glu-tRNA(Gln) amidotransferase subunit GatC; its protein translation is MKTDRNTVLRAAELSKLILTEDETEKMVTELGKLAEIIGNLDIGDIPETGSEAAQPVSEPREDEVKPSAERDKILQNAPEHTEEYFCAPDTFDKGGDE